One window of Agarivorans sp. Alg241-V36 genomic DNA carries:
- a CDS encoding diguanylate cyclase domain-containing protein, with translation MINSISLRFGLWFAGFGILASVVTAAVSYHESRGLLAESAERELATTTQILTREFSSSIDEITKDVLFLSSIPQTAGYFEADNKQVLSAQLKDIFKQKLSLNPSYFQVRFIGAGNFGRELIRVDRVSDGLIAIPTASLEEKSHYPYVFRTLRLKAGESYLSDVDIHNEKGVELGQHQPTLKIASPVFANGKALGLVVVNVGLERLFSQMQADLPEGVAIYLANQKGDYLVNPNPDKQFGFHFGHRYLMQRDFPQMEVLFNDLQPRTFVLDPSALYKFERAVSFTPLFYGPKSSPKMAVLGLSSPLPSLSHIMDSLAGSMIKVCLALSLFGLLTSLFFAKVLSQPIRNMVTAVNSFSQGKLPAAQLLPSERKDEIGLLANTFKAMSRQINKQIVELKDNEINLRHMASHDSLTGLPNRSLFLEQLRGSIHRAQTQQQSLAVVFIDLDNFKQVNDNLGHEAGDLLLKQVATVLRDAIRSGDSVARFAGDEFMLALESISDPEEANEVVNTVLRRLAQEVSLGVHIQPVYASVGISMYPADGDDPELLVRNADVAMYQAKSKGRNQFSYYALELPSATG, from the coding sequence ATGATCAACTCTATTTCTCTGCGTTTTGGTCTTTGGTTTGCTGGCTTTGGTATACTGGCTTCGGTGGTTACTGCAGCAGTTAGCTACCATGAAAGTCGGGGTTTATTAGCCGAAAGTGCCGAGCGAGAGTTAGCCACAACCACTCAAATCCTCACCCGAGAGTTTAGCAGTAGCATTGATGAAATCACTAAAGATGTGCTGTTTTTAAGTTCTATACCGCAAACTGCAGGCTACTTTGAAGCAGACAACAAACAAGTACTTTCTGCCCAGCTAAAAGATATTTTTAAGCAAAAACTGAGTTTAAATCCGTCTTATTTTCAGGTGCGTTTTATTGGCGCTGGAAACTTTGGCCGCGAACTAATTCGAGTAGATAGAGTAAGTGATGGCTTGATTGCTATTCCCACCGCGAGCTTGGAAGAAAAATCTCACTATCCCTATGTCTTTCGCACCTTGCGCTTAAAAGCCGGCGAGAGCTATTTATCTGATGTAGATATTCACAACGAAAAAGGGGTTGAGCTTGGCCAGCATCAACCTACTTTAAAAATTGCGTCCCCAGTATTTGCTAACGGTAAAGCGCTGGGTTTGGTGGTAGTGAATGTTGGCCTAGAAAGGCTGTTTAGCCAAATGCAGGCCGACTTGCCTGAAGGCGTGGCAATTTATTTAGCCAATCAAAAAGGCGACTACTTAGTTAACCCTAATCCCGATAAGCAGTTTGGTTTTCATTTTGGCCATCGTTATTTAATGCAACGGGACTTTCCGCAGATGGAAGTGCTGTTTAATGATTTGCAGCCTAGAACCTTTGTGCTGGATCCCTCAGCACTTTATAAATTTGAACGCGCTGTATCATTTACACCCTTGTTTTATGGGCCTAAATCTAGCCCTAAAATGGCGGTGCTTGGCCTATCTAGTCCACTGCCTAGCTTAAGTCATATTATGGATTCCTTAGCCGGTTCGATGATTAAGGTATGTTTAGCCTTAAGCTTATTTGGGCTGCTAACCTCGCTGTTCTTTGCCAAAGTGTTGTCTCAGCCTATTCGTAATATGGTGACAGCGGTGAACTCTTTCTCGCAGGGGAAGCTGCCTGCCGCTCAGCTTTTACCAAGTGAACGCAAGGATGAAATAGGCTTACTCGCTAATACTTTTAAAGCCATGTCGCGGCAAATCAATAAGCAAATTGTTGAGCTGAAAGACAATGAGATCAATCTGCGCCATATGGCCAGCCATGACAGCCTAACCGGTTTACCTAACCGCAGTTTGTTTTTGGAACAGTTACGAGGTTCTATTCATCGTGCTCAAACCCAACAACAAAGCTTAGCGGTGGTATTTATCGACTTGGATAATTTTAAACAAGTTAACGATAATTTGGGCCACGAAGCGGGCGACCTGCTGTTAAAGCAAGTGGCGACGGTATTGCGTGATGCAATTCGCTCTGGTGACTCGGTAGCTCGCTTTGCTGGTGATGAGTTTATGTTGGCCTTGGAATCAATCTCCGATCCTGAAGAAGCCAACGAAGTGGTGAATACTGTGCTGCGACGTTTAGCGCAGGAAGTGAGTTTAGGGGTACATATTCAGCCGGTATACGCCAGTGTAGGTATTAGCATGTATCCCGCTGATGGCGATGACCCAGAACTGTTGGTGCGTAATGCTGATGTGGCGATGTATCAAGCTAAGTCTAAGGGGCGCAATCAATTTAGCTATTACGCCTTAGAACTCCCTTCTGCAACGGGCTAA
- the menC gene encoding o-succinylbenzoate synthase: MLCNWQSATLSRYTQAFIKPIQFGALTLSQRQGLYLEIRFSDGRIGRGEIAPLPGFSEETLEQAEQQTKDYLQGLVQRKLYPSVAFGFDCAMAGLPPTTPIVSGYPLLNGDFAHCQEVLDAQAGNLAKLKVARQSPKQDLELIQQLQQHYPKLRLRLDANRGWIWNQAIFVLENIDLSRIDYVEEPLMNSQQCELLAKRTGTGIGLDETLQDSSYRYHYFEGLRCLVIKPSLLGPWRTCASIIDRAQADQVSCVLSSAYESEFGLQWINTMAKQYTPEQAPGLDTLKAFSEQAADIEILGTFHHKL, translated from the coding sequence ATGCTCTGTAACTGGCAAAGTGCTACCTTAAGTCGCTATACCCAAGCCTTTATCAAACCGATACAGTTTGGCGCGCTGACACTAAGCCAGCGTCAAGGGCTCTATCTTGAAATCCGCTTTAGTGATGGTCGAATTGGCCGAGGAGAAATCGCTCCGCTACCGGGATTTAGTGAAGAAACCCTCGAGCAAGCAGAACAACAAACTAAAGACTATTTGCAAGGTCTGGTTCAGCGGAAGCTTTATCCCAGCGTTGCCTTTGGTTTTGATTGCGCCATGGCAGGCCTACCTCCAACTACTCCCATTGTGTCTGGTTACCCATTGCTTAATGGTGACTTCGCCCACTGCCAAGAGGTATTGGATGCTCAAGCTGGTAATCTCGCCAAGCTAAAAGTAGCTCGCCAATCTCCCAAGCAAGATCTAGAACTGATTCAACAGTTGCAGCAGCATTATCCCAAACTGCGTCTTCGCTTAGATGCCAACCGCGGTTGGATTTGGAACCAAGCGATTTTTGTTTTGGAGAATATCGACCTTAGCCGCATCGACTATGTCGAAGAACCGCTAATGAATAGCCAGCAATGTGAGTTGCTCGCCAAGCGCACTGGTACCGGCATTGGCTTAGACGAAACCCTGCAAGACAGTAGCTATCGCTACCACTACTTCGAAGGCCTGCGCTGCTTAGTGATAAAACCGAGCTTACTTGGCCCTTGGCGAACCTGCGCCAGCATTATCGATCGCGCGCAAGCCGACCAAGTAAGCTGTGTGCTTAGTTCAGCCTACGAAAGTGAGTTTGGTTTACAGTGGATCAATACCATGGCTAAGCAATATACGCCTGAGCAAGCTCCTGGCCTAGACACATTAAAAGCTTTTAGCGAGCAAGCAGCCGACATCGAAATACTCGGAACGTTTCACCATAAACTATAA
- the menB gene encoding 1,4-dihydroxy-2-naphthoyl-CoA synthase gives MTQIDSSAVTWQDADNGYEDIRYHKSPCGIAKITINRPQVRNAFRPLTVQEMMHALNDARIDPEVGVIILTGEGELAFCSGGDQSVRGDYGGYKDDQGTHHLNVLDFQRQIRTCPKPVVAMVAGYAVGGGHVLHMMCDLTIAADNAKFGQTGPKVGSFDGGWGASYMARIVGQKKAREIWFLCRMYDAQEALDMGLVNTVVPYAELEKETVQWCREMLQNSPMALRCLKAALNADCDGQAGLQELAGNATMLFYMTDEGQEGRNAFNEKRPPEFSKFKRNP, from the coding sequence ATGACTCAAATTGATAGCTCAGCAGTAACTTGGCAAGATGCCGACAATGGATACGAAGACATTCGCTACCATAAATCGCCCTGCGGCATCGCCAAAATCACCATTAACCGTCCGCAAGTGCGCAACGCTTTTCGCCCTTTAACCGTTCAAGAAATGATGCATGCCTTAAACGATGCGCGAATTGATCCTGAAGTGGGGGTAATTATTCTCACCGGCGAAGGCGAGCTAGCTTTTTGCTCAGGTGGCGACCAATCGGTGCGCGGTGATTACGGCGGCTACAAAGATGACCAAGGCACTCACCACTTAAACGTGCTCGATTTTCAGCGTCAGATTCGCACCTGCCCTAAACCAGTGGTCGCCATGGTGGCGGGTTATGCGGTGGGCGGTGGCCATGTATTGCATATGATGTGTGATTTAACCATTGCTGCTGACAACGCCAAGTTTGGCCAAACCGGACCCAAAGTAGGCTCATTTGATGGCGGCTGGGGCGCCAGTTACATGGCACGCATAGTTGGTCAAAAGAAAGCCCGCGAAATTTGGTTTTTATGCCGTATGTACGATGCCCAAGAAGCGCTTGATATGGGGCTAGTAAACACCGTAGTGCCTTATGCCGAACTGGAAAAAGAAACCGTACAGTGGTGTCGTGAAATGCTGCAAAACAGCCCCATGGCCTTGCGCTGCTTAAAAGCCGCGCTAAATGCGGATTGTGATGGTCAAGCAGGTTTACAAGAACTTGCCGGTAACGCCACTATGCTGTTCTATATGACAGACGAAGGCCAAGAAGGGCGCAACGCCTTCAACGAAAAACGCCCGCCAGAGTTTAGCAAGTTTAAACGTAACCCTTAG
- a CDS encoding xylose ABC transporter ATP-binding protein yields MSQSSLLMMSDIVKKFSGVIALNGVNFNLERGEVVSLCGENGSGKSTLMKVLTGVHPHGSYEGQIIYKGEPLVSRNIRDSEAKGIAIIHQELTLVKELSILENIFLGAEITSYGVLDHSAMFKQTESLLKRVKLDVSPDTVIRELGVGQQQLVEIAKALSKKAEVLVLDEPSAPLTESETRVLLDIVKQLRSEGVSCVYISHKLTEVKEISDRICIIRDGEHIGTQDAKHMSTDDIISMMVGRELKQLFPREEHPIGEEILKVGPVNAQQSKASNLKQVNQVSFSLRKGEILGVAGLVGSGRTELMQCLFGSYEGIYQCPIELDGKAIKIRHNRDALNHGIAMVPEDRKRHGIVPIMGVGQNITLAGLNMFSGLGQTVNESAEQAAIEQSIQRLKVKTASAELAIKSLSGGNQQKAILAKFLLLQPRILILDEPTRGIDVGAKYEIYKLMYQLVKQGISIIMVSSELPEVLGISDRVLVMHEGKLKGLLDNQDLSQEMVMDCALAEE; encoded by the coding sequence ATGAGCCAAAGTAGCTTATTGATGATGTCTGACATCGTTAAAAAATTCTCCGGAGTGATTGCGCTTAATGGGGTAAATTTCAACTTAGAACGTGGCGAAGTTGTCTCGCTTTGCGGCGAGAACGGTTCTGGCAAGTCCACCTTAATGAAGGTGTTAACCGGCGTTCACCCCCATGGTAGTTACGAAGGACAAATAATTTATAAAGGCGAGCCACTTGTTTCGCGCAATATTCGCGATAGCGAGGCAAAAGGCATTGCCATCATTCACCAAGAACTCACTCTGGTTAAAGAGCTATCGATACTAGAAAACATTTTTCTAGGAGCCGAAATCACCAGTTATGGAGTGCTTGACCACAGTGCCATGTTTAAGCAAACCGAGAGCTTACTTAAACGGGTTAAATTGGACGTATCACCAGACACGGTTATTCGAGAGCTAGGGGTTGGCCAACAACAACTGGTCGAGATAGCTAAAGCCTTGTCTAAAAAAGCCGAGGTACTGGTGTTAGATGAACCCAGCGCCCCACTCACTGAGTCTGAAACACGGGTATTGCTAGATATTGTTAAACAGCTACGCAGTGAAGGCGTGAGTTGTGTATACATTTCCCACAAGCTCACCGAAGTGAAGGAAATCTCTGACCGCATTTGTATTATTCGTGATGGAGAACACATCGGCACCCAAGATGCCAAGCACATGAGCACCGACGACATTATTAGCATGATGGTTGGTCGCGAGCTTAAGCAATTATTTCCACGCGAAGAACACCCAATTGGCGAAGAAATTCTTAAAGTTGGTCCGGTTAACGCCCAGCAAAGTAAGGCGTCCAACCTTAAACAAGTAAACCAAGTAAGTTTTAGTCTACGTAAAGGTGAAATACTGGGCGTAGCTGGTTTGGTGGGTTCGGGCCGTACCGAGCTTATGCAGTGCTTATTTGGCTCGTATGAAGGTATTTACCAATGCCCGATTGAGTTGGATGGCAAAGCAATAAAAATTCGTCACAATCGCGATGCCCTAAACCACGGCATTGCTATGGTGCCAGAAGACCGTAAACGCCACGGCATTGTGCCTATTATGGGCGTGGGTCAAAACATTACTTTAGCCGGTTTAAACATGTTTAGTGGCCTAGGCCAAACAGTAAATGAATCTGCTGAGCAAGCCGCCATAGAACAATCTATTCAACGCCTTAAAGTCAAAACCGCCTCTGCAGAGCTGGCCATAAAAAGCCTAAGTGGGGGCAACCAACAAAAAGCCATTTTAGCCAAATTTTTATTATTACAGCCGCGTATTTTAATTCTTGATGAACCCACTAGAGGTATTGATGTGGGAGCAAAATACGAAATTTATAAGTTGATGTATCAATTGGTTAAGCAAGGGATCAGCATCATTATGGTGTCGTCAGAATTGCCCGAAGTATTAGGCATTAGTGACCGCGTATTAGTGATGCATGAAGGTAAATTAAAAGGCCTTCTAGACAATCAAGACCTGAGCCAAGAAATGGTGATGGACTGCGCGTTGGCCGAGGAGTAA
- the xylF gene encoding D-xylose ABC transporter substrate-binding protein codes for MNKLITLLCTVALAVSAPVFAKTVKIGMAIDDLRLERWQKDRDFFVEKAEALGAKVYVQSSNSNETTQISQIENMISRGVDVLVIIPYNGKVLSNVIAEAKSEGIRVLAYDRLINNADIDFYLSFDNEKVGELQAQALIERKADGNFFLMGGSPVDNNAKLFRQGQMNVLQPLIDKGDIKVVGDQWVDGWLAENALKIMENALTANDNNIDVVVASNDSTAGGAIQALDAQGLAGKVHISGQDADLAASRRVVAGTQTMTIYKPIKLLATTAAELAVQMGNGQMPESNSSLNNGTKDVPSYLLTPIPVDKSNIDQTVIADGFHSKDDVYQ; via the coding sequence ATGAATAAACTGATCACTCTATTGTGCACAGTCGCGTTAGCAGTTTCCGCCCCAGTATTTGCCAAAACCGTGAAAATTGGCATGGCCATCGATGACCTTCGCCTAGAGCGTTGGCAAAAAGACCGAGACTTCTTTGTAGAGAAAGCCGAAGCGCTTGGTGCCAAAGTCTATGTTCAATCGTCCAACAGTAATGAAACCACCCAGATCTCTCAGATAGAAAACATGATTTCTCGTGGGGTTGATGTACTAGTGATTATTCCCTACAACGGCAAGGTATTGTCTAACGTGATCGCCGAAGCTAAATCCGAAGGTATTCGGGTATTGGCTTATGACCGCTTGATCAATAATGCCGATATCGATTTCTACTTGTCTTTCGACAATGAGAAAGTAGGCGAATTACAAGCTCAAGCACTGATTGAGCGCAAGGCCGACGGAAATTTCTTCCTAATGGGCGGCTCACCAGTTGATAACAATGCTAAATTGTTCCGCCAAGGACAAATGAACGTGTTACAGCCGCTAATCGACAAAGGCGATATTAAGGTAGTGGGTGATCAGTGGGTAGACGGTTGGTTAGCCGAAAACGCGCTAAAAATCATGGAAAATGCCTTAACCGCTAACGACAACAACATTGATGTGGTGGTTGCGTCTAACGACTCTACCGCTGGCGGTGCAATTCAAGCATTAGACGCACAAGGCCTAGCCGGTAAGGTGCATATTTCTGGTCAAGATGCCGATTTAGCAGCTAGTCGCCGAGTAGTAGCAGGCACCCAAACTATGACCATTTATAAGCCAATTAAATTGCTAGCAACAACCGCAGCAGAGCTAGCGGTGCAAATGGGCAATGGCCAAATGCCAGAGTCGAACTCTAGCTTAAACAACGGTACTAAAGACGTACCTTCTTACCTACTTACGCCAATTCCAGTGGATAAGTCGAACATCGACCAAACCGTTATTGCCGACGGTTTCCACAGCAAAGACGACGTATACCAATAA
- a CDS encoding sugar ABC transporter permease — protein MSSQETTINSTTNKVSLMSNLKKMKLQVLVMFAAIAVIMLFFYFATEGSYLTPRNISNLLRQTAITGILAIGMVFVIISAEIDLSVGSMMGLLGGAAAIMDVWWQLPLPLTIVLTLCAGFLLGLWNGWWVAYRKVPSFIVTLAGLLAFRGILIGITGGSTVAPTTADMGIIGQSYLPDMFSLITTVGALAVFFAWQGKLRKTRTEHKLNNNPVTGDIFKFGLIAIFALGTVLLLNDYRGVPTPVLLLVVLMFAAAFMAKKTAFGRRIYAIGGNLEASRLSGINVERTKLSVFAINGLLVGVAGLILASRLGAGSPSAGNIAELDAIAACVIGGTSLAGGVGTVFGAVMGAFIMASLDNGMSMMDVPTYWQSIIKGSILLLAVWMDVASKKRA, from the coding sequence ATGTCTAGTCAAGAAACAACTATCAATAGCACCACAAACAAGGTGAGCTTGATGAGCAATTTGAAGAAAATGAAGTTACAAGTGTTGGTGATGTTTGCAGCCATTGCGGTAATTATGCTGTTTTTCTACTTCGCCACGGAGGGGAGCTACTTAACCCCACGTAATATTTCTAACTTACTGCGCCAAACGGCGATTACCGGAATACTCGCCATTGGTATGGTGTTTGTCATCATCTCGGCAGAGATTGATTTATCGGTTGGCTCAATGATGGGGTTATTGGGCGGTGCCGCGGCCATTATGGATGTGTGGTGGCAATTGCCTTTACCACTCACCATAGTCTTAACCTTATGCGCAGGTTTTTTACTGGGTTTATGGAACGGTTGGTGGGTAGCCTACCGCAAAGTACCTTCGTTCATTGTAACCCTTGCCGGTTTACTGGCTTTTCGCGGCATACTCATTGGTATTACTGGCGGCAGCACTGTAGCCCCCACCACCGCTGACATGGGAATTATTGGCCAAAGCTATTTGCCAGATATGTTCTCGTTAATCACCACGGTTGGTGCACTAGCGGTGTTTTTTGCTTGGCAAGGTAAGCTACGTAAAACCCGTACCGAGCATAAACTAAACAATAATCCTGTCACAGGCGATATATTCAAGTTTGGCCTTATTGCGATCTTCGCTCTAGGTACGGTATTACTGTTAAACGACTACCGCGGTGTTCCCACTCCCGTGCTGTTACTGGTTGTATTGATGTTTGCCGCAGCCTTTATGGCTAAGAAAACCGCCTTTGGTCGTCGTATTTACGCCATTGGTGGCAACCTTGAAGCCAGCCGTTTATCGGGTATCAACGTAGAGCGAACTAAACTATCGGTATTTGCGATTAACGGTTTGCTAGTGGGTGTAGCCGGCTTAATCTTAGCCTCACGCTTAGGTGCCGGCTCGCCTTCTGCGGGTAACATTGCCGAGCTCGATGCCATTGCTGCCTGTGTTATTGGCGGCACCAGTTTAGCTGGCGGCGTAGGCACGGTGTTTGGTGCGGTAATGGGCGCATTTATTATGGCCAGCCTGGATAACGGCATGAGCATGATGGATGTACCAACCTACTGGCAATCCATTATTAAAGGCAGCATTTTGCTATTAGCTGTTTGGATGGATGTAGCCAGCAAGAAACGCGCTTAA
- the menD gene encoding 2-succinyl-5-enolpyruvyl-6-hydroxy-3-cyclohexene-1-carboxylic-acid synthase: protein MNKNINIAWAEYLIEDCIRHGIRHFCIAPGSRSTPLTLAVANHPKATSHCHFDERGLGFFALGLSKARQQTVAIITTSGSAVANLYPAVVEAKQSSIPLLVLSADRPQELIAVGANQAIEQQAIFAHYPIYSGHLAEPSMDGCAASMLTQLGHALALQQQRPGPIHLNCPYREPFYPEQAKQKLSALYKQLEAWINSGLPYYQQHSNTMQASVSQHWPELAAKSKVLIVIGQQTAEQSQAIIAWAQQAGWPIVVDSQSHWQTAQEDAGLIQQAELLLANSRFAEQVQAQLIIQFGGKLVSKRLNQWLASSQASYYLIDESAQRINPSQRMQQRWQCTTQAWLHAHPVIASSSKPQYLQRWTQAQQAICDDVNAALLDYSELAICAQISAQQNPQSALFMGNSMVVRLFELLGQPCKAKHYFTNRGASGIDGLLATSVGITEGLQQACTLVIGDTSLLHDLNSLSLAANSQQNLVIVLFNNNGGEIFNLLPALSTGQQDQRLSKDYYQLPHQADFAAAAATFNLAYQQVVNFEQFSHAFERAQQQAGASFIEVCFTPGDASARYQSLINQVASHDAL, encoded by the coding sequence TTGAATAAAAACATTAATATTGCCTGGGCAGAATACTTGATAGAAGATTGTATTCGCCATGGTATTCGCCATTTCTGTATTGCTCCTGGCTCTCGCTCTACGCCCTTAACCTTAGCGGTAGCCAATCACCCTAAAGCCACCAGCCACTGCCATTTTGATGAACGCGGCTTAGGCTTTTTTGCTTTAGGCTTAAGCAAGGCTCGCCAGCAAACTGTGGCAATTATAACCACCTCGGGCAGCGCAGTTGCCAACCTTTACCCAGCGGTGGTCGAGGCAAAGCAATCAAGCATTCCATTGTTAGTACTGAGCGCCGACCGGCCACAGGAGCTTATTGCAGTAGGCGCTAATCAAGCCATTGAACAACAAGCAATATTTGCCCACTACCCGATTTATAGCGGCCACTTAGCCGAACCCAGTATGGATGGCTGTGCAGCCAGCATGCTCACGCAGTTAGGTCATGCCTTAGCGTTGCAGCAACAAAGGCCAGGCCCGATACATTTAAATTGCCCCTATCGCGAACCCTTTTATCCTGAGCAGGCCAAACAGAAACTAAGTGCGCTTTATAAGCAACTAGAAGCGTGGATAAACAGCGGTTTGCCCTATTACCAACAGCATTCTAATACTATGCAAGCCAGCGTTAGTCAGCACTGGCCAGAGCTAGCCGCTAAGTCCAAAGTATTAATAGTGATTGGCCAGCAAACTGCCGAGCAAAGCCAAGCGATTATTGCTTGGGCACAACAAGCAGGCTGGCCGATAGTGGTGGATAGCCAAAGCCATTGGCAAACCGCTCAAGAGGATGCAGGGCTAATCCAACAAGCGGAGTTGCTGCTGGCCAACTCGCGATTTGCCGAACAGGTACAAGCGCAACTCATCATTCAATTTGGTGGTAAGCTGGTGTCAAAACGCCTTAACCAATGGCTTGCCTCTAGCCAAGCTAGCTACTATTTGATTGATGAATCGGCGCAACGGATAAACCCTAGCCAGCGGATGCAGCAGCGCTGGCAATGCACAACTCAAGCTTGGTTACACGCTCACCCTGTTATTGCAAGCTCCTCTAAGCCCCAGTATTTGCAACGATGGACGCAAGCTCAACAGGCAATTTGTGATGATGTAAATGCAGCTTTGCTCGACTACTCTGAGCTAGCAATATGCGCGCAAATATCCGCCCAGCAAAACCCACAGTCGGCGCTGTTTATGGGTAACAGCATGGTAGTGCGCTTGTTTGAATTACTTGGCCAGCCTTGCAAAGCCAAGCATTACTTTACTAATCGCGGTGCCTCTGGCATTGATGGTTTGCTGGCCACCAGTGTCGGAATTACCGAAGGCCTACAGCAAGCTTGTACTTTGGTGATTGGCGATACCTCTTTACTGCATGATTTAAACTCCTTAAGCCTTGCCGCTAATAGCCAGCAAAACCTAGTGATAGTGCTGTTTAACAATAACGGCGGCGAGATCTTTAATCTGCTGCCTGCACTATCAACTGGCCAGCAGGATCAACGCTTAAGTAAAGACTACTACCAGCTGCCTCATCAAGCCGACTTTGCAGCCGCCGCGGCCACCTTCAATTTGGCGTACCAACAGGTGGTAAATTTCGAACAATTCAGCCATGCTTTTGAGCGTGCACAGCAACAAGCCGGAGCCAGCTTCATTGAAGTCTGCTTTACTCCGGGCGATGCCAGTGCCCGTTATCAATCTTTAATTAACCAGGTAGCAAGCCACGATGCACTTTAG
- the menH gene encoding 2-succinyl-6-hydroxy-2,4-cyclohexadiene-1-carboxylate synthase codes for MHFSVYGQSQHPCLVFLHGFLGSGSDWQAQIAELSQHYYCVTVDIAGHGMSGQQRLKSRNAFKDFSHQLSACLKRLKITHYCLIGYSLGGRLALQHALLAPKGINQLIIESANTGLSDEDARQQRLVHDNRWADRWLKEPLDGLLNEWYQQTVFANLCQAQRQLLIQRRKQQDRQGIAATLRATSLGLQQDLRKQLGQLKMPLDFIGGSLDNKYQALAKQLQQDSPRLNCHSIEGAGHNCHFEQPTLFLDLLSSVLNNHREENDSN; via the coding sequence ATGCACTTTAGCGTTTATGGACAAAGCCAACATCCCTGTTTAGTTTTTTTGCATGGTTTTCTAGGTAGCGGTAGCGACTGGCAGGCGCAAATTGCTGAGCTTAGCCAGCACTACTATTGCGTAACGGTGGATATAGCGGGTCATGGCATGAGCGGCCAGCAGCGACTCAAATCACGCAATGCCTTTAAAGACTTCAGTCATCAATTAAGCGCTTGCTTAAAGCGCCTAAAAATCACTCACTACTGCTTGATTGGCTACAGCCTTGGTGGCCGCTTAGCCTTACAACATGCTTTGCTGGCGCCAAAAGGTATAAATCAGCTGATTATTGAATCTGCCAATACCGGCTTAAGTGATGAAGATGCGCGCCAGCAACGTTTAGTGCACGACAACCGCTGGGCCGATCGCTGGTTAAAAGAGCCGCTCGACGGGCTACTCAATGAATGGTACCAACAAACAGTATTTGCCAACTTATGCCAAGCTCAGCGTCAACTGCTCATTCAACGCCGAAAGCAGCAAGACCGACAAGGCATTGCTGCCACCTTGCGGGCAACCAGCCTAGGTTTGCAGCAAGATCTTCGCAAGCAACTGGGCCAGCTAAAAATGCCGCTAGATTTTATTGGTGGAAGCCTAGACAATAAATACCAAGCACTAGCTAAACAACTACAACAAGATTCCCCCCGCCTAAACTGCCACAGCATTGAAGGCGCCGGGCACAATTGCCATTTTGAACAACCGACACTGTTTCTCGATCTACTGTCCAGTGTCCTTAATAACCATAGAGAAGAGAATGACTCAAATTGA